AATACGACGTAATTTCACCCACCAAATGACGTAATACTTTGGTGTTAATGACAACATAACTGCTGTTTCCTCATATAATATGTGCACTAAAGGTAATGggtgtatgtttaaaaaatattttatttttttatttttaaagatatcaaatatcaataatcaaactataatatatatatataactgaaaCTGATGGAATTCAAGACATTAGGACATTATGACCCAATTCCTGCTTGCCGCAGCTTCTATATATCTGTTTATACCAACATTGCAGGCCTGCAACATGCAGTAATCTTTTTATCTTGGGTGGGGAATACTTATTCAGTTTCTGGTATAAACTTTTTCACGCACATTGCAACTACCGTAATATTGCTAAAGTAAATCTGAAATGGTAAGACGAAAGCCCGGTTTTAAATTTTACAGTTCACGTCAGCATAAAACATCCCGTCGTTACTAACTCAAACCAACGATGCACTTGCGAAACcaaacatggtttaaaactgattctacttgttttaaaacaaaatatcaatcataaAGTTCAATAACCACCTACATAATATAATTGTCTGCTATCGCCTTAGTTGTTTAGTTTATACAATACGAACCACGAGTGTATATTTAGAAATGTACGGGTAAAATCTTAAGCCTAGATTTCATGTAAtcgtaaacaaataaaaaaaataacaatgtgttGATGATCCAGTTAACGAGATAATAAATTAATCCTTTTAAATGGTACTTGGTTCTCATAAATCCGCtggcaatacatatcgcaaaatacagTTGTCCTTAATCAACTCCAGTgtaatacggccgtattccaaaCTGTTGACATCGCGTTTTAACAAGTGTCAAtgtgaaatgttaaaatgacgtcagaaaagaaaacaatgcgTCATTCAAATGACATTCATAATTAAATCATGTACCTTTAAATGACTAAaacaagtaatgtataaaaTTAAACGGTTAATAGTATTGCGTTTTGATCCgcaatgtcgtattcgactctcgtggacATGTGCAGATTTTGAATTCTAGTGCCTCGTGGAATCAGAATCTGCAAAATCCCACTCCATTCAAATACTACCACCCGCATCAAAACATAGTTCTAATAAAACCCTTTGTATCATTCCGTAGCGACGCTTAACCTTGCAGCATTTTGACTTCTATGAAGACAATTtgagaaaatacggtattcaTTCAGTATTCTATAGCTgcacttaattatatttaacggTCATTTTCTCATTCGCGAAAATTCAGCAAACCTGTCAATTAACAGTAACATCTACTGAAAGAGAATGACTGGAATATTTCAGCTGTTGTTACTGGTCAGCGTGACCGTGGCCTCCGAGCCATCGTGTCCAGCGTGCTCCAAATACGACTACGAAGAAAAGGTTCTCGAGAGAATGATTCGCATGGAGTTCGCTTTTGAGAATGTGTTAAAGGAGAACAAGGCTGTGAGCAAAACTGTCGAGGAAGATCTGACGCGGATCAATGAATAAAACGAACGTTTACACGCAACCGTTGATGCCCTTAAGAATCAACAAAAGCAAGCAGAACGTCTTGTAATAATGCTCAAAGAAAGTCCCAATAAGCTGGGTTAGGTTTGACAAACGATTGATAAAAAATCGGACTATCACTCAAGGTCCTGTATCTTTTGTTAACATTGACACGTGTCATAATGCATCCTTCGACCGCTCTATGACATTAGTGGCAtgtgattgtttaaaatatatcaatcggAACTCCGTTAACAcgtatttgcattatttcatttcttttaatactTTCCACGTTTAAAAACGGAGTGTTTCTTACAATTGAGCATAATATTAATGGACCCACATTAGTTTGAACAGTGTTAATATTCTGACATTAATTAAACGTTCTTaacaaatatgttgaaaaaccGAATAGAGGTTGTCAGGGTTTTCCTAATATGAGAATATATCAATTAACACAGTTAAATTGTAAGCGTAAGGTATTGCACAAAAAATTGGACATTCATTTGACAAAAACCTAATTGCTCCGGATTAGGCTATAATAATGTAATGAATGAGTATTTGCTatcttaaatctgcactctctcaaattgaacgttttgacaacatttattttttttgtcttggattgagccatttttttgtaaaaattcatggaaaccaattataaaagactgctgacaaacatttTGATCGCagatgtttaatatatttaagttcaaaaattggtgtttaatgcatttttcttaaaccgtttaagccattaaacattaattttcgaacggaaatatgaaaatctacgatctaattttttcatcaataatatataattgatttgcagatatttacgcaataaaggCTCTGTCcaatatctgtgagagtgcagctttaaagccagTTTGGAATTATTGACTTAAATATGCATGCCCGTAGTAATGGACTCCAATGTGAAGGATATCAAATTTATTGGCTCTTTCAACGATGACAGAGGCATGAGTTACCATCAAAACCATAAATAGCCtaagaaaaaagtatttaacaatTCCAAAATAGAAACAACATATTTGATGCGAAAAGATCCTTTCATCTTCAAATCTACGCCCTAGAACACCAAGAGAAGTTCTTGTATCCATGAGCATACAAACCGGCTAAGTGTCCTTGTccaaaatatagatatatatgctTAAGACGGTCCAAAGACTTTCCCACTGCGTGTTTAATATGTTAGCGTTTTATAAACAGCATATCAATGGTATAATATCGGTCTTTAccatttcttaatatttggcaGCAAGACATAACGTTTTTCTTTATCAAAAATACAGTAGGGAATTCCCTTAAGAAACCatacaatttgtttaatatgaaacCTCATTTTTTCATTACCAGATCATTTCCGAATAGAAACTCTGTTTGATTTACAGTtctatttgtgtgttttttttataaattcaaataagaacCTTTGTaaacgtttttttattattgatgttAAAAAGACCAATCTACACCAAATCAAACTATCATGCAGTTGGAACAAATGTGACTCCAATGCGCTTCCATATTCCATTTTAATTATAGTAATAACACCCGATTTGGGAGGGCTATGCACTTTAGgaaattatcttaaaatagaAACCCTACCTTACAACTTGTAAAACCTAGAAAAGTGTGCAAATTGTAAACAGAAACGGttgtaacaatgataaaacgTCATCAAAAAGTCAAAGAGATCAACTTtagtattatttgaaattggtaCCAGGAATGCAATTTTGCCGAAAGTGTTAGTAACATAATTGAACATTGAAGTATACAGATATCCTTTGTTTGATATGAATTTATGGAATGAGCTATTAAGTGCTAGTTCACAAAAGTAACAATTTATACCATCTAAAAACATAGTTGTAAGCACTATATGGAGGGTGGGCTGTTTTTCAAAACGTTACATATGAGTTATCAAACTAACATCTTTAATCTGCTTAGCTATTTTCTATCGTTTGAGAAAACAATCTCAAAAATTTGTTATTTCGTTACAATAATGTCAActttacaataataaaactCACTCACACAAACgctatttttgatatttataaatatataacgatTCATATTTCAGACCCAATCGCTTCTCCACTGGTATACTTTCACGTCCGCTCTCCACAGACCAGCAGTCTGTCCACAGGTGAGATGATAGTTTACAAGACAGTGGAGACCAACCACGGAAGCGGCTACAGCTCCACCACTGGCAAGTTCACATCTCCAGCACGGGGACTCTACTTGTTCTCCATGCACACATGTACGACTGCAGACAAATATGCTTTTCTCACGTTAGTGAAGGAAGGCTCAGTCCTGATTGCAAGTGTACATTATGATAAGGACTATAATTCCTGTTCTAGTAGTCAGGTGTTTGTACAGCTTGATGCCGGGGAAACTGTCTGGGTACAATGCTCCTATGGGGGCTCGACCATGCAACTGTATGATAATCAGTCTTACCGTTGGACAAGTTTTGGCGGTGCTCTCATTC
This genomic stretch from Mya arenaria isolate MELC-2E11 chromosome 10, ASM2691426v1 harbors:
- the LOC128204359 gene encoding complement C1q-like protein 4 encodes the protein MTGIFQLLLLVSVTVASEPSCPACSKYDYEEKVLERMIRMEFAFENVLKENKATSSLSTGEMIVYKTVETNHGSGYSSTTGKFTSPARGLYLFSMHTCTTADKYAFLTLVKEGSVLIASVHYDKDYNSCSSSQVFVQLDAGETVWVQCSYGGSTMQLYDNQSYRWTSFGGALIHN